Proteins encoded together in one Lathyrus oleraceus cultivar Zhongwan6 chromosome 5, CAAS_Psat_ZW6_1.0, whole genome shotgun sequence window:
- the LOC127088326 gene encoding agamous-like MADS-box protein AGL80, protein MARGKVKLAYIINNSTRKATFKKRKDGIINKMNELSTLCGIDACAIIYGENYPQAEVWPSRVGVRNVLSRFMSLPELERSKKMVDLESFLAQSIMKAKGMLRKQVEENQKKEMAYVISQFIHTGGYNMANVSSNDVTSLSAFIDTNLKEVEQRLNSMDVQDQEEVANGARVVNEGDMLANMDHANILGLETNINYGMQNDDQFSINFSEIPFHDVNVNPNRF, encoded by the exons ATGGCAAGAGGGAAGGTGAAACTTGCATACATAATCAATAACTCAACCAGGAAGGCAACATTCAAAAAAAGAAAAGATG GTATTATAAATAAGATGAATGAACTAAGCACCCTTTGTGGAATAGATGCTTGTGCCATCATCTATGGAGAAAACTATCCTCAAGCAGAGGTTTGGCCATCTAGGGTTGGAGTAAGAAATGTATTGTCCAGATTCATGAGTTTGCCTGAACTCGAACGAAGCAAAAAGATGGTGGATCTAGAGAGCTTCTTGGCGCAAAGCATTATGAAAGCTAAAGGCATGTTGAGGAAACAAGTAGAGGAAAACCAAAAGAAGGAAATGGCTTATGTTATAAGTCAGTTTATTCATACTGGTGGATATAACATGGCAAATGTGAGCTCGAACGATGTAACTAGCCTTTCAGCATTTATTGATACAAATCTGAAAGAAGTTGAGCAAAGATTGAATTCAATGGATGTCCAAGACCAAGAGGAGGTTGCAAATGGTGCTAGAGTTGTTAATGAAGGAGATATGCTGGCTAATATGGATCATGCTAATATTCTAGGTTTGGAGACCAACATCAATTATGGTATGCAGAATGATGATCAATTTTCTATTAACTTCTCTGAGATACCATTTCATGATGTTAATGTCAACCCAAATAGATTTTAA